The Candidatus Nitrospira nitrificans genome segment GTCGACGATTTTCCCTATGAAGGCATGATGGGATATTACCCTCCGGAAGAGAGAACCTTCTGTGTTGAAGAGAACGAGCGAGGGTCATTGTCCGCCAGTGGCACGGGTTCCTGAAGTGGAGGGGCGAAGAGTCCGTCCAGAATTGAGCGAAGGAGGCTGAGATGACCGGGTATGGGAAACGAGTGTTGATTGCCGAAGACGAGCAGGATCAGCGAACCTGGCTGGGCGTGGTTCTAGAGAGTGCGGGATACAGCGTTCATGTGGCCTGTAATGGACGCCACGCATTGGAAGAAATGAAACGTCGTCGGTTCGATGCCGTGGTGACTGATGATCGCATGCCCCATATCGATGGATTTCAACTCCTTTTGCTCGGGCGGCTGGTTTGGCCGGAGACGCCGATGATTCTGTTATCGAGCGAGGATGCAACGTTGTCCGACATGGTCGAACAAGGAGAAGCGCGCCGTTGTCTCCGTAAACCGTACGATGCCGGCGACTTATTGAAAGTGATAGAAACCGCCATTGAAACAGGAGGCGAAAGGCGATCGCACACGTCGGGATCTATGGCGTTGTCTCTACGATGAAGCATGTTCAATCTACCGTACCATTTTTATGTGCTTTGCATTGGAAGCGAGCCGAGCCTATCAGCGAGCCGCTGTAGGAGCACGCTCTAACTTTGCGCACGGTTCTCGAGATACTCACCGTCTGTACGCCGAGCGATCTGATCCCGTCTAGCAATCCGAGCTGACATGATCCCGGCACCTTCATTCAACGCCGCGATGATTCACTGAAGATGTAAACGAGACCGATACCGTTCCCAGGGGACGCCAGGTCTGTTTGTCCCCTTCATGAAGCTGCACCGCGTCAGGACCCGTTATGATCCGACGTGTTGGTCTCGGTCCACGCCTGAGTTTTGCCGAGATTATATCGTTCGAGAAGACGATAAAGTGTTCGCCTGCTGATGCCGAGCAAACGCGCCGTCCGCTCCTTGTTGCCGTGCGCCGATTCCAGCATTTTGAGTACCTGGTCCCTCTGCAGCGCCTTAAGAGTTCCCGGGGAAATGTTCATGGGATCAGAACTGCGCCCGTTTTTGTGAAGCACTTCGGGAGGAAGATCGTCGATTGAGAGAATCGCGTGTGAGGCCAGTGCCACCGCGCGCTCTACGACATGTTCCAGCTCACGCACGTTTCCCGGCCAGAAATACTGGACCAACGCGTGCATCGCGGTGGAAGAAAAAGACGTGACGGGAATTTCTTTTTGGTCGCCGTACCGCGCGAGAAAGAACTCAGCCAGTAAAGGAATGTCTTCAGGCCGTTCCCGAAGCGGAGGCAGGAGGACCGTCACCGTGTTCAACCGGTAGAGCAAATCTTCACGAAACCGGCCGGAGGCGGTCAATTCGGGTAGGTTCCGACGGGAGGCCGCAATAATCCTCAAATCGACCCGCACCGACTCATTGCTTCCGATTCTTCGGATTTCTCCTTCTTGAAGGACACGCAAAAGTTTAGCCTGTCCCGCCGGTGAGAGATCCCCGACTTCATCCAAAAAGAATGTGCCGCCGCTTGCTTCTTCGAGCAGGCCGCGCCGCATGGCATGGGCGCCGGTAAACGAGCCCTTGGTGTGGCCGAACAGTTCGCTTTCGAGCAGAGAATCCGGGATGGCGCTACAGTTGATGGCCACGAACCGGTGAGCCGCGCGCGGGCTGTTGTCGTGAATGGCGCGGGCGATCAATTCCTTGCCGGTGCCGCTCTCGCCTTGGATCAATACCGCTGTCCGACTGCGAGAGACCTTCCCGACGAGTTTGAAGACCTCCACCATCTTCTTACATTGTCCGATCAGAGATGCCGCTCGTGGCCGTTCGCAGAATGCGCGCTGAAGCGTGCGATTGTCGTCGATCAGGCGCCGGTGTTCGACGGCTCGTTTCATCGTGAGGACAAGTTCGTCGAGATTCACGGGCTTGGCGATATAATCGAACGCTCCTTGTTTCATGGCTTGGATCGCAGTGTCGACGGAACCGAATGCGGTCAAGAGCACAATGGGCATCTCCGGCATGGTTTTGTGAAGCGAGTCTAAAAGGTCTAATCCTGAAAACGGCACCATGCGGATGTCGCTCAATACGGCGTCATAGGTGACCGCGCCGGCCTTGCTCACGGCCTCCAGGCCGTCAGAGGCGATGTCCACCCCAAAGCCGGCTTGGCTTAAGGCCTCGGCCAACATCTCCCGATTCCGCTGGTCGTCATCCACGACGAGGATTGAAGGCAGGCCATTTAGTGACATTCCCGGACCTCCCGCTTCTTCCAAATAGGCAGATCGACAGTGAATTCCGTTCCCTGCCCCACCTCACTTTTTACGGCGAGCCGGCCGCCGCTGTCGGTCACCACCCGGTGACAAATCGCCAAGCCGAGTCCGGTTCCGCCATGCTTGTGCCGTGTCGTGAAAAACGGCTCGAAGATTCGAGACAAGTGTTCCGGAGGGATTCCATACCCCGTATCGACGATTGTCAGGCGAACCGCCGTGCCGTTAATGAGAGCTCCTTCACTCACAACGACCGTGCCGGGAAGCTCGGTGCCGCACGCGGCGCGTGTTCGGATCGTCAATTCCCCCCCGGACGGCATCGCTTGTTTGGCATTGGAGACCAAGTTGAACACCAGTCCGTGCAAGGCATTTGGGTCGCCGGCGACCAGTGGGAGATCTCCTTGCAAGTCGGTCTTGAAGGTAACCTGTCGTCTCGTCATTCCCGGTGAGAGCAGGGACAGCACTTCGTGGATGGTGCTGTTGAGGTTCAGGGGAGCCGACCGGAGACGCACGCGGGTTTGATTCAACACCTGTCTGATGACGGCCACCATGCGGTCGACCTCGGATCGGATGATGGCAAGATGTCGTTGCCGGCTCGAGGAATCGTTCGCATGATTGAGCATTTGTAGATGACCGGAGAGGGCATTTAAGGGGTTGCCCAATTCATGAGCCACCGTCGCGGACAACTCGCCCAGCGCCGCCAAGCGCTGGCTGCGTTCGATCGCGATCCTTGCCTCGACCAGTTCCAGGTTGGCTTGCTGCAGTTCCTCGGTCGCGTCCGCCACCCGCTTCTGAAGCGTCTCGTTGAAATGCCGAACTTCCATCAGAAGACGATCTTTTTCCGACCACGCTCGCCTGCGCGCGGACAGCATGCGATTGAACTGAGTCGTCAGTTCTTTGATTTCGACGGGGCCTTCGATCGACACATCGCTTGACAAGTTTCCAGACTCCACATTTCGCATGGCGATCAACAATCGCTGAACCGGCCGATGGAGCTTGATCCGGATCAGGAACAAAAAGGTCACCGATGTGATGATGACGACGCCGATGCCGATTGTTTCGGACAAAGCCAGTTCCTGTTTGATGAGATCATCATACTCCTTTACCGAATAGAGACCCCGCAATGCTCCGACAACCTTGCCGTCGATCGTAATCGGGGCTGTAATGCGCCAACCGCGCTCCGTCGACGATTCATCGAGCTGCATGACCGAGCGTCCTGCCTGAACCTCGGTCCTTTCATGAAGATCCAACGCGTGGGGCACCGCCTTCGGGTCGGTGGAGAAAATGAGGGGGCTGGAGTCGGGCGTGATTTCGAATACCGAAAGACGCTTCACACCGGCTCGGATCTCATGAACGTCTTGGATAAGCTCCTGTAGTTTCGCAACGTCTCGGATTCCTCCCGTCTTGCCGATCATGTCGCCCATAAACTCCGCGATGCGGAGAAACGCAACTTGTCGATTATGCGCTCCCGCCTTATTGACAACCTCACTTTCAAGCAGCGCCATGACGACGATCGACAGCGCGACAAGCATGGCTCCGGTGACGATGAACCAGGCCATGATACCGTCGAGCTTAAACCACTTCCTGAACATCTCGGCCTCGTCGAATCGGTCGACCA includes the following:
- a CDS encoding response regulator; the protein is MTGYGKRVLIAEDEQDQRTWLGVVLESAGYSVHVACNGRHALEEMKRRRFDAVVTDDRMPHIDGFQLLLLGRLVWPETPMILLSSEDATLSDMVEQGEARRCLRKPYDAGDLLKVIETAIETGGERRSHTSGSMALSLR
- a CDS encoding sigma-54-dependent transcriptional regulator, with the protein product MSLNGLPSILVVDDDQRNREMLAEALSQAGFGVDIASDGLEAVSKAGAVTYDAVLSDIRMVPFSGLDLLDSLHKTMPEMPIVLLTAFGSVDTAIQAMKQGAFDYIAKPVNLDELVLTMKRAVEHRRLIDDNRTLQRAFCERPRAASLIGQCKKMVEVFKLVGKVSRSRTAVLIQGESGTGKELIARAIHDNSPRAAHRFVAINCSAIPDSLLESELFGHTKGSFTGAHAMRRGLLEEASGGTFFLDEVGDLSPAGQAKLLRVLQEGEIRRIGSNESVRVDLRIIAASRRNLPELTASGRFREDLLYRLNTVTVLLPPLRERPEDIPLLAEFFLARYGDQKEIPVTSFSSTAMHALVQYFWPGNVRELEHVVERAVALASHAILSIDDLPPEVLHKNGRSSDPMNISPGTLKALQRDQVLKMLESAHGNKERTARLLGISRRTLYRLLERYNLGKTQAWTETNTSDHNGS
- a CDS encoding sensor histidine kinase, translating into MRQDMRMQTTSQHSMMHSTTLVDRFDEAEMFRKWFKLDGIMAWFIVTGAMLVALSIVVMALLESEVVNKAGAHNRQVAFLRIAEFMGDMIGKTGGIRDVAKLQELIQDVHEIRAGVKRLSVFEITPDSSPLIFSTDPKAVPHALDLHERTEVQAGRSVMQLDESSTERGWRITAPITIDGKVVGALRGLYSVKEYDDLIKQELALSETIGIGVVIITSVTFLFLIRIKLHRPVQRLLIAMRNVESGNLSSDVSIEGPVEIKELTTQFNRMLSARRRAWSEKDRLLMEVRHFNETLQKRVADATEELQQANLELVEARIAIERSQRLAALGELSATVAHELGNPLNALSGHLQMLNHANDSSSRQRHLAIIRSEVDRMVAVIRQVLNQTRVRLRSAPLNLNSTIHEVLSLLSPGMTRRQVTFKTDLQGDLPLVAGDPNALHGLVFNLVSNAKQAMPSGGELTIRTRAACGTELPGTVVVSEGALINGTAVRLTIVDTGYGIPPEHLSRIFEPFFTTRHKHGGTGLGLAICHRVVTDSGGRLAVKSEVGQGTEFTVDLPIWKKREVRECH